acaagcatacaagtatctaactgagtggtggtaggcagaagcaggcgtataaacattcattcaaacagcactttcgtgagttttgccagcagctcttcgttgtgtgtcaagcattgcgctgtttatgacttctgTTTATGACtctctatcaactcccgagatgaggctggtgtaaccgaagtgaaatggctagctagttagcgtccgctaatagtgtttcaaacatcactcgatcggagccttggggtggttgtttctcttgctctgcatgggtaacgctacTTCGAtgatggctgttgtcgatgtgttcctgtttcgagcccagggaggagcaaggagagggacagaagctatactgttacactggcaatactaaagtgcctataagaacatccaatagtcaaaggttaatgaaatacaaatggtatagagggaaatagtcctataattcctataataactacaacctaaaacttcttacctgggaatattgaagactcatgtttaaaggaaccaccaactttcatatgttctcatgttctgagcaaggaactgaaacgttaccttttttacatagcacatattgcacttttactttcttctccaacactttgtttttgcattatttaaaccaaattgaacatgtttcattatttacttgaggctaaatttattttattgatgtattacattaagttaaaataagtgttcattcagtattgttgtaattgtcattattacaacaacaaaaaaattgtcaGATTCTCTCCATCAATCCTTAGCCCCTTCCATCTTCTCTCCATCAATCCTTAGCCCCTTCcatcttctctccatcactccttagccccttccatcttctctccatcactccttagccccttccatcttttctccatcactccttagccccttccatcttctctccatcactccttagccccttccatcttctctccatcactccttagccccttccatcttctctccatcaatccttagccccttccatcttctctccatcaatccttagccccttccatcttctctccatcactccttagccccttccatcttttctccatcactccttagccccttccatcttctctccatcactccttagccccttccatcttctctccatcactccttagccccttccatcttctctccatcactccttagccccttccatcttctctccatcactccttagccccttccatcttttctccatcactccttagccccttccatcttctctccatcactccttagccccttccatcttctctccatcactccttagccccttccatcttttctccatcactccttagccccttccatcttctctccatcactccttagccccttccatcttctctccatcactccttagccccttccatcttctctccatcaatccttagccccttccatcttctctccatcaatccttagccccttccatcttctctccatcactccttagccccttccatcttctctccatcactccttagccccttccatcttttctccatcactccttagccccttccatcttctctccatcactccttagccccttccatcttctctccatcactccttagccccttccatcttctctccatcactccttagccccttccatcttctctccatcactccttagccccttccatcttctctccatcactccttagccccttccatcttctctccatcactccttagccccttccatcttctctccatcactccttagccccttccatcttctctccatcactccttagccccttccatcttctctccatcactccttagccccttccatcttctctccatcactccttagccccttccatcttctctccatcactccttagccccttccatcttctctccatcactccttagccccttccatcttctctccatcactccttagccccttccatcttctctccatcactccttagccccttccatcttctctccatcactccttagccccttccatcttctctccatcaatccttagccccttccatcttctctccatcactccttagccccttccatcttctctccatcactccttagccccttccatcttctctccatcactctttaGCCCCTCCATCTTTTCTCCATCACTCCTTACCACCTTCCATCTTTTCTCCATCACTCCTTAGCCCCTTCcatcttctctccatcactccttagccccttccatcttctctccatcactctttagccccttccatcttctctccatcactctttaGCCCCTCCATCTTTTCTCCATCACTCCTTACCACCTTCcatcttctctccatcactccttagccccttccatcttctctccatcactccttagcaccttccatcttctctcccttctttctgcCAAACATACATCCTTTTTTCTTCCTggctttctttcctctccttcttcatAGTCTTCTTTAGTCCTTGCTTCCCTGATACACACTCCCccgccttctcctcctctctctttcctggcAGATCTATAATTAGCTGATAAGAGGCCTCAACCATCTGCAGACTGATCTATGTGACCTAatagggctgcatctcaatagtctacagTAGAGATTGGACCATAAACCCCAAATTACCAACACTGACATTTCTAACTCATACCCAAGCAATTTCCCCCCTAGACTGTTTTCAGATAaatggacagggaggagaggtggagaggaaagagaggtggaggtgaaagagaggtggaggtgaaagagaggtggaggtgaaagagaggtggagaggaaagagaggtggaggtgaaagagaggtggaggtgaaagagaggtggaggtgaaagagagatggaggtgaaagagaggtggagaggaaagagctggagaggaaagagagatgagaggaaagagagatggagaggaaagagagatggagaggaaagagaggtggagatgagagttggagaggaaagagaggtggagaggaaagagaggtggagaggaaagagaggtggagaggaaagagaggtggagaggaaagagaggtggagaggaaagagaggtggaggtgaaagagaggtggaggtgaaagagagatagagaggtggaggaaagagaggtggaggtgaaagagaggtggaggtgaaaaagaggtggagaggaaggagtgatggacaggaaggagagatggagatgaaggAGAGGTGGACAGGAAGGAGTGAtggacaggaaggagaggtggagatgaaggagagatggagatgaaggAGAGGTGGACAGGAAGGAGTGAtggacaggaaggagaggtggagatgaaggagaggtagagatgaaggagaggtggaggtgacAAGGAGAGGAAGCTTCTTTCACCGTAACCATTAGATATTGGTGATTAGGTCAGCCTGCTGCTGTGTCCTGAGCACCATACTGCTCCCAGAGCATTGTTCATCCATTATTCAGACTCCCTCAGGCACCACGGCAACCCACAATCCAATTAgaccagcaggtgtgtgtgtctcagagtgACAGCACAGACTGCCTGTTACCAACTAGAACTGTACTCAGCTGCAGAACATCTAACCCAGTTTCCACTACCAAGTCTCAGATCATGTAAAGCTTGCTTTACTCCATAGCTTCAAAACTATATTAAAACTAGATTTCTCCTTCATCCATAGCTCTGTATGAAAcattttgagagtggttacatttctccagccgcATCCCTCAACTGTTAACCAAAACAAGTGTCAGGGTGACGGCTTGTTGTTTTCTAATCCCAGATTGCCCGTTTAAACCAGTTTCACTTCAAGGAAACCATGACATTTCCTCTAAATCCTGTAACATAGCTGTTAAATCACAGAGCACTGAACCATAATGCTGCCCAGCTGTAGGTTGATCAGGTTATGGTCTCCTTAGAGACCTGGGGCCGTAGGTATCGGCCCTCCGGGGCCGTAGGTATCGGCCCTCCGGGGCCGTAGGTATCGGCCCTCCGGGGCCGTAGGTATCGGCCCTCCGGGGCCGTAGGTATCGGCCCTCCGGGGCCGTAGGTATCGGCCCTCCGGGGCCGTAGGTATCGGCCCTCCGGGGCCGTAGGTATCGGCCCTCCGGGGCCGTAGGTATCGACCCTCCGGGGCCGTAGGTATCGACCCTCCGGGGCCGTAGGTATCGACCCACCGGGGCAGTAGGTATCGACCCTCCGGGGCAGTAGGTATCGGTAGGGTCTCTCTAGTGGAGTATGGTCCGTCTAGGGGAGTAGGGTCCGTCTAGGTTCTCTCTCGGGGGGTAGGGTCTCTCTAGTGGAGTATGGTCCGTCTAGGGGAGTAGGGTCCGTCTAGGGGAGTAGGGTCCGTCTAGTGGAGTAGGGTCCGTCTAGGGGAGTAGGGTCTCTCTCGGTAGGGTCTCTCTAGTGGAGTATGGTCCGTCTAGGGGAGTAGGGTCCGTCTAGTGGAGTAGGGTCCGTCTAGGGGAGTAGGGTCCATCTAGGGGAGTAGGGTCCGTCTAGGGGAGTAGGGTCCGTCTAATGGAGTAGGGTCTCTCTCGGGGGGTAGGGTCTCTCTAGTGGAGTAGGGTCCGTCTAGGGGAGTAGGGTCCGTCTAGTGGAGTAGGGTCCGTCTAGGGGAGTAGGGTCCATCTAGGGGAGTAGGGTCCGTCTAGGGGAGTAGGGTCCGTCTAATGGAGTAGGGTCTCTCTCGGGGGGTAGGGTCTCTCTAGTGGAGTATGGTCCGTCTAGGGTCTCTCTCGGGGGGTAGGGTCTATTTGGAATTCAGCATAAGTCAGGCCTGAGCTTGTCTCGCTGACTATGCGTGCTGAGACACAGTCACGTCTGTGAAGATCGGCAAGTTGGCTGGCACACTAACGCACGCACTCTCTCCACACATACACCCGCACACATACTATTTAAGTTCGAGGAACTGCCAAGTCAGTCCTGAGTCACGCTGGCAGCAGCTGCGGTCTCTCCCTGGCTTGGCCAGGGGCTGtatccacaaagtgtctcagagtaggagtgctgatctgggatcagtttagccttttagatcacagGGAATAAGGCTTACCATATGCTTCCCAGTTGAAACAGTTCCTGCATATATTGTGACTACATGTTGTATCATTCTGTTAGTTTTGGTGTTCTGCAGATTTTTTTCATCTGTTTGAACACACAGCGTTTTTTCTTCTGTAGCTGAAGTCTACGATCcttcgtctgtgattggtcagCAGTGCtgattcttcaattaagtgtttgttgtcattcgaTGACAGGGAactagttttcatgcacattttgttcacttgagaaatactgtatcttagatgtaaaattgtgcgACTGAGACCTCGGCAAAAACGTCAACtaagaaatctgtaattaatttAATCTTAATTccgactattttgaggaagtgtacttGCTGCTACAGTGTGTGTACTTGCTGCTACAGTGTCTCAAGAGGGACAAATGGTAATATtgatgcttttcttgtttttaaagcgaaggtattttaagggagtatgcaagAACAGACGTTCACTTGGCCTAGctgagttctgctaggagcaaacccAACCTATGTATTTGGACGCCTTTAGATTGCCTGTAAAGGGGAACTGACCCTATAGCACCATGCCTACTCTGAGAACGTTGATACCTACGGCCCCAGAGGGTTGATACCTACTGCCCCGGAGggttgatacagtgccttgcgaaagtattcggcccccttgaactttgcgacgttttgccacatttcaggcttcaaacataaagatataaaaccctatttttttgtgaagaatcaacaacaagtgggacacaatcatgaagtggaacgacatttattggatatttcaaacttttttaacaaatcaaaaaatgataaattgggtgtgcaaaattattcagcccccttaagttaatactttgtagcgccaccttttgctgcgattacagctgtaagtcgcttggggtatgtctctatcagttttgcacatcgagagactgacattttttcccattcctccttgcaaaacagctcgagctcagtgaggttggatggagaggatttgtgaacagcagttttcagttctttccacagattctcgattggattcaggtctggactttgacttggccattctaacacctggatatgtttatttttgaaccattccattgtagattttgctttatgttttggatcattgtcttgttggaagacaaatctccgtcccagtctcaggtcttttgcagactccatcaggttttcttccagaatggtcctgtatttggctccatccatcttcccatcaattttaaccattttccctgtccctgctgaagaaaagcaggcccaaaccatgatgctgccaccaccatgtttgacagtggggatggtgtgttcagctgtgttgcttttacgccaaacataacgttttgcattgttgccaaaaagttcaattttggtttcatctgaccagagcaccttcttccacatgtttggtgtgtctcccaggtggcttgtggcaaactttaaacaacactttttatggatatctttaagaaattgctttcttcttgccactcttccataaaggccagatttgtgcaatatacgactgatagttgtcctatggacagagtctcccacctcagctgtagatctctgcagttcatccagagtgatcatgggcctcttggctgcatctctgatcagttttctccttgtatgagctgaaagtttagagggacggccaggtcttggtagatttgcagtggtctgatactccttccatttcaatattatcgcttgcacagtgctccttgggatgtttaaagcttgggaaatctttttgtatccaaatccggctttaaacttcttcacaatagtatctcggacctgcctggtgtgttccttgttcttcatgatgctctctgcacttttaacagacctctgagactatcacagtgcaggtgcattcatacggagacttgattacacacaggtggattgtagttatcatcattagtcatttaggtcaacattggatcattcagagatcctcactgaacttctggagagagtttgctgcactgaaagtaaaggggctgaataattttgtacgcccaatttttcagtttttgatttgttaaaacagtttgaaatatccaataaatgtcgttccacttcatgattgtgtcccacttgttgttgattcttcacaaaaaaatacagttttatatctttatgtttgaagcctgaaatgtggcaaaacgtcgcaaagttcaagggggccgaatactttcgcaaggcactgtatcaaccCTCCGGGGCAGTAGGTATCAACCCTCCGGGGCAGTAGGTATCAACCCTCTGGGGCCGTAGGTATCAACGTTCTCAGAGTAGGCATGGTGCTATAGGGTCAGTTCCCCTTTACAGGCAATCTAAAGGCGTCCAAATACATAGGTTgggtttgctcctagcagaactcagCTAGGCCAAGTGAACGTCTGTTcttgcatactcccttaaaataccttcgctttaaaaacaagaaaagcatcaATATTACCATTTGTCCCTCTTGAGACACTGTAGCAGCAAGTACACACACTGTAGCAGCaagtacacttcctcaaaatagtcggAATTAAGATTaaattaattacagatttcttaGTTGACGTTTTTGCCGAGGTCTCAGTcgcacaattttacatctaagatacagtatttctcaagtgaacaaaatgtgcatgaaaactagtTCCCTGTCAtcgaatgacaacaaacacttaattgaagaatcaGCACTGctgaccaatcacagacgaagGATCGTAGACTTCAGCTACAGAAGAAAAAACGCTGTGTGTTCAAACAGATGAAAAAAATCTGCAGAACACCAAAACTAACAGAATGATACAACATGTAGTCACAATATATGCAGGAACTGTTTCAACTGGGAAGCATATGGTAAGCCTTATTCCctgtgatctaaaaggctaaactgatcccagatcagcactcctactctgagacactttgtggataCAGCCCCTGGCCAAGCCAGGGAGAGACCGCAGCTGCTGCCAGCGTGACTCAGGACTGACTTGGCAGTTCCTCGAACTTAAATAGTATGTGTGCGGGTGTATGTGTGGAGAGAGTGCGTGCGTTAGTGTGCCAGCCAACTTGCCGATCTTCACAGACGTGACTGTGTCTCAGCACGCATAGTCAGCGAGACAAGCTCAGGCCTGACTTATGATGAATTCCAAATAGACCCTACCCCCCGAGAGAGACCCTAGACGGACCATACTCCACTAGAGAGACCCTACCCCCCGAGAGAGACCCTACTCCATTAGACGGACCCTACTCCCCTAGACGGACCCTACTCCCCTAGACGGACCCTACTCCCCTAGACGGACCCTACTCCACTAGACGGACCCTACTCCCCTAGACGGACCCTACTCCCCTAGACGGACCCTACTCCCCTAGACGGACCCTACTCCACTAGACGGACCCTATTCCCCTAGACGGACCCTACTCCCCTATGCGGACCCTATCCCCCTAGAGAGACCCTACTCCCTTAGACGGACCCTACCCCCCTAGATGGACCCTACTCCCCTAGACGGACCCTGTCCTCCTAGAGAGACCCTACTCCACTAGACGGACCCTACTCCCCTAGACGGACCCTACTCCCTTAGAAGGACCCTACTCCCCTAGACGGACCCTACTCCCCTAGACGGACCCTACTCCCCTAGGGTCCAATCGCAGGCCAGGAGAGAGGGGCACTGGCCAGGGGGAACTCAGAATCCGACAGGCATCCGTCACCTGCATCTGCGTAAGCAGGACGTCACACTTCCACAGGCAGCTTTCTGACTCGACGTCTCGCTCACAGGCAGTCTGCTGATTTGACTGCTGGTTTGAGTGATGCACCTGGACGAAGCAACTTTTAACGAAGACAAGAGTTGGCTAAAGGACAACTGCTAGTCTGAATTTCTAGTCTGAAAACCACTGCTAGCTCCTACCACTTTGTTAGACTTGAGGATTTGTGTTACCTACCCCAAGCTGATTCATTGGTATTATCTTAGCAGGCGAACAAGTCTTGTGATATGCAGAAGGGATAAGGTGAATGAACTGAACAACTGAGTTGACAACCAATGTGGTTCACTGAGTGTGCCAGGGGCAAATCTGACATTGCACACTATTAcctatatagggcactatttcaaatggcaccctattccgaacatagggctatggtcaaaagtagcgcactataggCTCCCGAGagcctatagaccctggttcgattccaggctgtatcacaaccggccgtgattgggagtcccatagggtggtgcacaattggcccagcgttgtccgtgttagggtttggccgggttaggccgtcactgtaaataagaatctgttcttaactgacttgcctagttatataaaggttaaatacaaataaataaattggccaTGTTAAAAAAGTTATGTAGTAAATATGGAGtgaggtgccattttggacgaaaCCCATGTGACTGGCCATCACCACATTGGCGTATTCCAACTCTTACCTCACTTCCTCTTCTTTGAGCCTGCGTGCTGCCTGCTTTGACTGTTTAATCTGCAAGTCCAGTCTGTGCAGGAAGTCTTGAGCTGACAGCTCTTCCGGCTGGGGCCGTTTATAACTACTACTGTCCTTATCCCCAGGGGCCAGAGGTGGCGAGGGGtcctcctcagtgtccctgtccTGCCCCACACAAAGGGGGTTgaagtcctggtcctggggatctCCGTCGGGGGACTCTAGAGACAGGCCGTTGAAGGGAGAGGTCTTCTCTGAGACCACAGGGATGTTGAGGGTGTTACGCAGGAAGATACAGTCGTTACTGAACATCTTGTTAGTCCTCTTGATCTGCTCCATCTGGAATCATGTGTGACATAACGGTAATAACACATTAATAACATGgtataacaaaacaataacagtactaataacaggttaacaaaacaataacagtactaataacatggtataacaaaacaataacagtactaataacatggtataacaaaacaataacagtactaataacatggtataacaaaacaataacagtactaataacaggttaacaaaacaataacagtactaataacatggtataacaaaacaataacagtactaataacatggtataacaaaacaataacagtactaataacagGTTAACaataacagtactaataacaggttaacaaaacaataacagtactaataacaTGTTAACaataacagtactaataacaggttaacaaaacaataacagtactaataacatggtataacaaaacaataacagtactaataacatggtataacaaaacaataacagtactaataacagGTTAACaataacagtactaataacaggttaacaaaacaataacagtactaataacaggttaacaaaacaataacagtactaataacatggtataacaaaacaataacagtactaataacatggtaaaacaaaacaataacagtactaataacatgttaacaaaacaataacagtactaataacatggtataacaaaacaataacagtactaataacaggttaacaaaacaataacagtactaataacaggttaacaaaacaataacatcAGTACTAATAACTGCAGTCACAAAGCAGCCGTAACATAAATAGCTATACTAACAAGATTGTAATAACACaagacagtaacaacagtatcaatACTGATAGAAATGTAGGTAGTAACACATGTTGTTATTGGGTGAGAGATGAGCAATGTACTCAGATCTTCAGGAAGACAGACATTCCTAGAAGCCCCcagggctgggatgggctactcCAGTCCTGGGGGGACACAGTGTGTGCAAGCGTCTGTTTCACCACAACACTAACACACCAGATGAAAGGAAAGCCAGCACACTGTGCTCCTTCAGGACTGGAGTAGTCCACAATGGTCATCAGTGACAGTGAGCTACAGAGATGGGAAAGATGAATGCCAAACACTGCATGTGGCTGAAGTTGCTCACACGAGATCACATTAACCTTTGTGTAGCCAAGATTGCTACACTGTAGCACATTCTGTTATGAGTCATGATGACCATGTTGCTAATGCAACAATGTAACAGTAACAATGTAGCTAATGTGGAGCAGGGACGCTCAGGCCTTGAATGGGATGAAATCTGATACTGAAGTTTCTGGTTCGAAGCCTGCCCAGTCTGTCCGTTGCATTCAGGTATCATGAGAGTAAGTCATAAATGTGTGGATCTAAGCATAATTTAATCGTGTAGGAGATCTATGCTAGGTTAATCTTGCAAGCCCTGGTTTTATTATACACGCGACCATGATGACAGCGTAGCAAATAGGTGGTCCCAAAAAATGCTCGCATGCATGACAGTTGATCAAAACAAATGCGCGGTGAATGAGATTTCACATTTTAATATCCACAACCATAACACACAAGACGTGTTTGTGTGCCGGTAATAATAACCTTACCGTTACTTCGTATTTGAGGGCTATGCCCTGCAAAGTGTCGCTGTCTGTGACCCGATGCTCTATGTATTTCTCGCCGAGAGAAGCCGCGACGCTAGCCGTACTCCCGTAAGACCGGATCTTGGTTCGGGCCAGACTCTGAGACAGTTCACTATCGGATTCTGAACCGGACCGGGACCGGGGAAAGATGGGCTGTCCGATACCAAACCTCGCTCCACCATCCCTCATCGGCAGGACAGGCGAGTACTCCGCCATCTTCTCTCGGTAGCTGCTTGTTGGTTCGTGATGCGCCGACTGCACTCAGCTAACCTGGGCTAGGAGGTAGCCAAGTGGCTGGCTAGCTTAATCAGTCAGGCTGCGGGAAGATTGCCATTTCTAGTTTGGTGACACATGTCGATCCTGTGTGAATGTGGCATATTTCAGGTCAGGCAAAACCGAGCCGTTCGCTGTTTGatgcaacagacagacagtcgtGACTTACTTACGTCGCAgacgtaaaaaaaaacaacaacgtgaAACGCGCCGTGTGAATTTGGGGCAATGCAATTGGATACGCACTCCAGCGTGTCTTTTCCGCTCCAAGCTTGTGACGTCACCAGTGTCATTTCAGAGCACAGTTCTGGCATACTGCTAGCTAGGGCCCAACAATGCAGATGTTGttttacagtaggcctatctgATAGAAAATAATGTCAGTCtactttaaaaatatatgttCACACCAAACCATTGTGAAATAGAGTGAATATATACTTTATTGCCGATTTGATTAGAATAGCATCCATGGATGGAGAGCAAttttggggttaagtgccttgctcaaggacacaacaGTGGTTTGTGGGCCTACCTACCAGCCTGGGGCTGTTGCTATTGCCTGGTCATCCTTCATGGTAAGTTTCATGTCCCTgtgagctgtgtgtctgtggaaTGTAACAACGACCAGGGACAAAGGGGCAGGGAggagggacgggggggggggggggggtagaggtagGGAGAAATCATCTTCATGTGGAAAGAACATTCAGCAACCCACGTCACCAATGTGATTccttgtgagtgtgtgtaattatttcacttttgtttattcatttcacttgctttgacaatgtaaacatatgttttccatgccaataaagcctcttCAATTGAATTGACTATTAACTATTACAACACTGTAAATAGCCGTAATATTTGAAATGTgtctattcttttgaaacttgtgagagagagagagagagagagagagaaagatagagagaaagagagaaagagagagaaagagagataaagagagagagagaaagagagagagagagagagagagagaaagagagagagaaagagagagaaagagagagagagagagagagagagagagagagagaggacaaaccCAGTGACCACCACAAGTGTTACATATCAAATTCTTATTGACTGGATTTTTAAGAAGAACTTAAGATGTGCTATCTTGTTTTTGTACTTTTTCCATCAATAGAGATTTTGGTTTGGGAGAGTCTCTCATAGAGAGGAGTGGACGTGGTTTGGGAGAGTCTCTCATAGAGAGAAGTGTACGGTGGTTTGGGAGAGTCTCTCATAGAGAGAAGTGTACGGTGGTTTGGGAGAGTCTCTCATAGAGAGGAGTGGACGTGGTTTGGGAGAGTCTCTCATAGAGAGAAGTGTACGGTG
The genomic region above belongs to Oncorhynchus mykiss isolate Arlee chromosome 6, USDA_OmykA_1.1, whole genome shotgun sequence and contains:
- the LOC118964936 gene encoding lysM and putative peptidoglycan-binding domain-containing protein 2-like, which encodes MAEYSPVLPMRDGGARFGIGQPIFPRSRSGSESDSELSQSLARTKIRSYGSTASVAASLGEKYIEHRVTDSDTLQGIALKYEVTMEQIKRTNKMFSNDCIFLRNTLNIPVVSEKTSPFNGLSLESPDGDPQDQDFNPLCVGQDRDTEEDPSPPLAPGDKDSSSYKRPQPEELSAQDFLHRLDLQIKQSKQAARRLKEEEVRDSEEEYTLPVSSYQEI